The proteins below are encoded in one region of Acetoanaerobium noterae:
- a CDS encoding DUF881 domain-containing protein encodes MSGNKTKINMLVFMTFLLGIILVLQIKSVSSTHGLVTLKSIQEIEKQIEVEKNEIINLNNLIKQKEDEYKRYEDELDNSGSIVPVLQEQKLMMADISGSTDIKGRGIVVEIRDSDREIKDGENPNNIIVHDQDVLHIINDLKLAGAEALSVNGQRLLFMSEIRCSGPTITINGKTFGQPFVIAATGPLDEMKQAITAPDSYAYLLKSVYGIGIDFFTEESLTIPKYSKTINFKYLKEAQ; translated from the coding sequence ATGTCGGGTAATAAAACAAAAATAAATATGTTGGTTTTTATGACTTTTCTACTGGGTATTATTTTAGTGCTTCAAATAAAAAGTGTTAGTTCTACTCATGGATTAGTCACCTTAAAGTCAATCCAAGAAATAGAGAAGCAGATTGAAGTAGAAAAAAACGAAATTATAAATCTTAATAATTTAATTAAGCAAAAAGAAGATGAGTACAAACGCTATGAAGATGAGCTTGACAATAGTGGCTCAATAGTTCCAGTACTACAAGAACAGAAGCTTATGATGGCTGACATATCTGGAAGCACGGATATTAAGGGCAGAGGAATTGTAGTAGAAATCAGAGATAGTGATAGAGAAATAAAAGATGGAGAAAACCCAAATAATATAATCGTGCACGACCAAGACGTGCTTCATATAATAAATGACCTCAAGCTTGCAGGAGCTGAGGCGCTATCAGTAAATGGACAACGACTTCTTTTTATGTCTGAGATAAGATGCAGTGGACCTACAATTACTATAAATGGAAAGACCTTTGGGCAGCCTTTTGTGATTGCAGCCACTGGGCCTCTAGATGAAATGAAGCAAGCTATTACTGCGCCAGATTCATATGCCTACTTACTAAAAAGTGTTTATGGCATAGGAATAGATTTTTTTACAGAAGAAAGCTTAACTATACCTAAATACAGCAAGACTATTAATTTTAAATATCTAAAGGAGGCACAGTGA
- a CDS encoding DUF881 domain-containing protein, giving the protein MKKEKLIFLIFSFIIGITIALQLKSIDDLTGGVASSQKSRQLQSELKSLRDKKLGLEQELQALELKAKELKDSELQEDYMEQELRKEIDKFELMLGQKEAIGPGIVIKFQSSDQESQQTALLTYNYELLLSVINKLNASGAEGIAINEERYVNTTFFQLVGDKLYVNGNPIFEPYEIRAVGNPDTMESALNLRYGVLWEIRKHYNINASIEKKPELKLPRFTKNVEFKYSMPVEN; this is encoded by the coding sequence ATGAAAAAGGAAAAGTTAATTTTTCTTATTTTTAGCTTTATAATTGGTATTACAATTGCCCTACAGCTTAAGAGTATAGATGACTTGACCGGTGGGGTAGCTTCGTCTCAAAAGTCCAGACAGCTTCAATCTGAGCTTAAATCTCTTAGAGACAAAAAACTAGGTCTAGAACAAGAGCTACAGGCATTAGAATTGAAAGCCAAGGAGCTAAAGGATTCTGAACTTCAAGAGGATTATATGGAGCAGGAGCTAAGAAAGGAAATTGATAAATTTGAGCTCATGCTAGGTCAAAAGGAAGCTATTGGACCAGGAATCGTAATTAAATTTCAATCCTCAGATCAAGAATCTCAGCAAACAGCTCTACTTACATATAATTATGAGCTTTTACTTTCGGTTATCAATAAGCTAAATGCTTCAGGAGCAGAAGGCATTGCCATAAATGAAGAACGTTATGTAAATACTACTTTTTTTCAGCTAGTTGGAGATAAGCTTTATGTCAATGGGAATCCTATTTTTGAGCCTTATGAAATAAGAGCAGTAGGGAATCCGGATACTATGGAATCGGCATTAAACTTAAGATATGGGGTTTTATGGGAAATTCGAAAACACTATAATATAAATGCCAGTATAGAAAAAAAACCAGAGCTGAAATTGCCAAGGTTCACAAAAAATGTTGAGTTTAAATACTCTATGCCAGTAGAAAATTAA
- a CDS encoding cell division protein FtsQ/DivIB — MERINTSKKKIIIGIFAFLILTVFGYLFLPYFYFENAIVLGETSLSKKEILELSKIDKDNNIYKISLKAAEGNIKSNPYIKDIKIKRKFPKTLVFSIKQRFESAIIPVTGGYAIIDEEGVVLKIQTDVAAMQKPIISGIKPVKVQLGKKIPIENEEQFTAILSMISVSQNARLLESISDINLKNLENIYMTTSNGITVLLGDGSGLNDKMLRLNKILVDLHTKGIHYGVIDMRYNSNPVYREG, encoded by the coding sequence ATGGAAAGAATTAATACAAGCAAAAAAAAAATAATTATAGGCATATTTGCATTCTTGATTTTGACTGTTTTTGGCTATTTATTTCTACCTTATTTTTATTTTGAGAATGCAATTGTATTAGGGGAAACTAGCCTATCAAAAAAAGAAATATTAGAGCTTTCTAAAATAGATAAGGATAATAATATTTATAAAATTAGCCTGAAGGCAGCAGAAGGAAACATAAAGAGCAATCCATATATAAAAGATATAAAAATTAAAAGAAAATTTCCAAAGACACTTGTTTTTTCAATAAAGCAGAGATTTGAGTCAGCTATTATACCTGTTACTGGAGGCTATGCAATAATAGATGAAGAAGGAGTTGTCCTTAAAATCCAAACAGATGTTGCAGCTATGCAAAAACCAATAATCAGTGGAATAAAGCCTGTGAAAGTTCAGCTAGGAAAGAAAATCCCAATAGAAAATGAAGAGCAATTTACAGCTATACTCAGTATGATTTCAGTTTCTCAAAATGCAAGATTACTTGAGAGCATATCCGACATAAACTTAAAGAATCTAGAAAATATATATATGACAACCTCAAATGGTATAACGGTGCTTCTAGGTGACGGAAGTGGACTTAATGACAAGATGCTTAGACTAAATAAGATTTTGGTGGACTTGCACACTAAAGGAATCCACTATGGAGTAATTGATATGAGATATAATAGTAATCCTGTGTATAGGGAAGGATAG
- the murG gene encoding undecaprenyldiphospho-muramoylpentapeptide beta-N-acetylglucosaminyltransferase, with the protein MKVIVSGGGTGGHIYPALSIANSFKVNNPDCEVTYIGTPNSLEESIVPSYGYKFVPIEVKGFQRKLSLENIKRSYKLISSISRVRKILKEEKPDIVIGTGGYVSGPVVMMAALMGIRTAIHEQNVFPGITNKLLGKKVNNVFLGFEEAKKFFDSKSNPVFVGNPVRNENFSMTKSEAREKLNLKQESFILLSVGGSGGSKSLNKAIRDMIPQFVTKDVVVVHATGKFHYDTFAEGFNIEDYKENIKIYPYIENMGTYMAAADVIVCSAGAITLAEVNYLGKPSIVIPKKYTAENHQEYNAKTIESAGAGFCILEDELSAEVLREKLYSIMEDDKLRQAMEENSLSLSKENPAQLIYNILMKKSE; encoded by the coding sequence ATGAAAGTAATAGTTTCAGGGGGAGGAACTGGAGGACATATCTATCCAGCTCTATCCATAGCAAATTCTTTTAAGGTAAATAATCCAGACTGCGAAGTGACCTATATAGGAACGCCAAATAGCCTAGAAGAATCTATTGTGCCTAGCTATGGATACAAATTCGTACCTATTGAAGTAAAGGGATTTCAACGTAAGCTTTCTTTAGAAAATATAAAACGTTCATATAAGCTTATAAGCTCTATTTCTAGAGTGAGAAAAATTTTGAAAGAAGAAAAACCAGATATTGTAATAGGTACAGGAGGTTATGTTTCTGGTCCTGTTGTTATGATGGCTGCGCTTATGGGTATAAGAACTGCTATACATGAGCAAAATGTTTTTCCAGGAATAACAAATAAGCTACTTGGGAAAAAAGTCAATAATGTGTTTTTAGGCTTTGAAGAGGCAAAGAAGTTTTTTGATTCTAAGAGTAACCCTGTGTTCGTTGGAAATCCAGTTAGAAATGAAAATTTTTCTATGACAAAATCTGAAGCTAGAGAAAAGCTTAACTTAAAACAAGAAAGCTTTATTCTACTAAGTGTTGGAGGAAGCGGAGGGTCTAAGAGTCTTAATAAAGCAATAAGAGATATGATTCCACAATTTGTTACTAAGGATGTAGTTGTGGTACATGCTACGGGTAAGTTCCATTATGACACCTTTGCCGAGGGTTTTAATATTGAAGATTACAAAGAAAATATAAAAATATATCCATATATAGAAAATATGGGTACTTATATGGCAGCAGCAGACGTTATTGTGTGTAGTGCTGGAGCTATAACGCTGGCTGAAGTAAATTATCTTGGGAAGCCTAGTATAGTAATTCCTAAAAAATATACTGCGGAAAATCATCAAGAATACAATGCAAAAACAATTGAAAGCGCTGGAGCTGGATTTTGCATATTAGAGGATGAGCTTTCAGCTGAGGTACTTAGGGAAAAACTATATAGTATTATGGAAGATGATAAGCTTAGACAAGCTATGGAAGAAAATAGCTTAAGCTTATCTAAGGAAAATCCTGCTCAACTGATTTATAATATTTTGATGAAGAAAAGTGAATAA
- the ftsW gene encoding putative lipid II flippase FtsW — protein sequence MEKNIRKSSGNFDAWIFSLTGILVLFGTIMVFSASYVQSGVKHNDPLFFLKKNIVFSIIGFAGMLFVSKINYKVYKKFALPLMGVNILLLLMTRFSPLGIELNYAKRWLDIGFSTLMTSEVTKFACIIMTATIISNRKNLINNPSTIIQPFIYVGLSVLLIIIQPDLSTSVTILFVTFGMLFIAGMHYIYVLGIAGMGIFGIILLILFEPYRLKRFTTFLDPFKDPLGNGYQVIQSLYALGSGGIFGLGLGKSRQKFFYLPEPQNDFIFAIIGEELGYIGGIFVLILFAFLILRCLQLVVKAPDMFSSMLVAGITLQIGIQVLINIGVATSSIPNTGLPLPFISYGGTSLVIFMCAMGIILNVSRYSK from the coding sequence ATGGAAAAAAACATAAGAAAATCTTCAGGAAATTTTGATGCTTGGATATTTTCTCTTACAGGTATTTTAGTTTTATTCGGTACCATAATGGTTTTTAGTGCGAGCTATGTTCAATCAGGGGTCAAACATAATGACCCTTTATTTTTCCTTAAAAAAAATATTGTATTTTCGATAATAGGCTTTGCCGGAATGCTATTCGTATCAAAAATTAATTATAAAGTTTATAAAAAATTTGCCCTTCCCCTTATGGGCGTAAATATTTTATTATTGCTGATGACAAGATTTTCGCCACTAGGAATAGAATTAAATTATGCTAAGAGATGGCTTGATATTGGTTTTTCTACTTTGATGACATCAGAGGTTACTAAGTTTGCTTGTATTATAATGACAGCTACAATCATAAGCAATAGAAAAAACCTAATAAATAATCCCAGCACTATAATTCAGCCATTTATTTATGTAGGACTATCGGTTTTGTTAATAATAATTCAGCCAGATTTATCAACTAGCGTTACTATTTTGTTTGTAACCTTTGGAATGCTTTTTATTGCAGGGATGCATTATATCTACGTATTAGGGATAGCTGGAATGGGAATATTTGGAATCATACTTCTGATTTTATTTGAACCCTATAGGTTGAAGCGATTTACTACATTTCTAGATCCATTTAAAGATCCTCTTGGAAATGGTTATCAAGTAATTCAATCTCTTTATGCTCTTGGTTCAGGAGGGATTTTCGGACTAGGTCTAGGCAAAAGCAGACAAAAGTTCTTTTATCTTCCAGAGCCACAAAATGATTTTATATTTGCAATTATAGGAGAAGAGCTGGGATACATAGGAGGTATTTTTGTACTTATATTATTTGCATTTCTAATTCTAAGATGTCTTCAGCTTGTTGTGAAAGCTCCTGATATGTTTTCTTCTATGCTAGTTGCTGGTATAACTCTTCAGATAGGAATTCAGGTGCTTATTAATATTGGAGTTGCTACCTCTTCTATACCAAATACAGGATTGCCACTGCCATTTATAAGCTATGGAGGAACATCACTGGTGATTTTTATGTGTGCTATGGGCATAATACTAAATGTGTCTAGATACTCAAAATAA
- the murD gene encoding UDP-N-acetylmuramoyl-L-alanine--D-glutamate ligase has translation MKNNIIIVGLGKTGFCVLDYFINQDVNIQVFDSKTDYDSDKIAKLSSNKNVIFNLGKNPTGDEEADMVVMSPGISLDLEFVKKFISRNIEVTGEIELSYRYGKGRFVGITGTNGKTTTTTLVGDIFKAYKSDTKVVGNIGYPALEQAVVSDADTFLITELSSFQLESIKTFRPYISAILNITEDHLNRHKTMSEYMKAKFRIFENQSSDEFLVLNYDDELLRLSQSEIKPKIIYFSRREILKEGIFVENEQIVACIGNTKEYIMDVKDILLLGQHNLENVLAAVSIAVLAGIDKSIIKQEVMNFRGVEHRLELVRTYNDVNYINDSKATNPDSSIKALEAMNTPVILIAGGMDKQSDYSSFIDSCIPKVKHLILLGETKDVIEKTAISKGLLNITKVEDMKQAVDVAFLKAKEGDTVLLSPACASWDMYESFEHRGKDFKNFVLGL, from the coding sequence ATGAAAAACAATATAATAATTGTGGGACTTGGAAAAACAGGCTTTTGTGTTTTAGACTATTTTATTAATCAGGATGTAAATATTCAAGTTTTTGATTCTAAAACAGATTATGATTCTGATAAAATAGCTAAACTTTCTTCAAATAAAAATGTAATTTTTAACTTAGGGAAGAATCCTACTGGAGATGAAGAAGCTGATATGGTTGTCATGTCTCCTGGAATTTCGCTTGACCTAGAGTTTGTAAAAAAATTTATATCAAGAAATATTGAAGTAACAGGTGAAATTGAGCTTTCATATAGATATGGCAAGGGCAGATTTGTTGGAATTACAGGAACTAATGGTAAGACCACAACGACTACTTTGGTTGGGGATATATTTAAGGCATATAAATCAGATACGAAGGTAGTTGGAAATATTGGATATCCCGCACTTGAGCAGGCAGTTGTATCAGACGCTGATACTTTTTTAATTACAGAGCTTTCTAGCTTTCAGCTTGAGTCAATTAAGACGTTTAGACCATATATTTCAGCTATTCTAAACATTACTGAGGATCATCTAAATAGGCATAAGACTATGAGCGAGTATATGAAAGCTAAATTTAGGATTTTTGAAAATCAATCATCTGATGAATTTCTCGTTTTAAATTATGATGATGAACTGCTTAGACTAAGTCAATCTGAAATTAAACCTAAAATAATTTATTTCAGCAGAAGGGAAATTCTAAAAGAAGGAATTTTTGTTGAAAATGAGCAAATAGTTGCTTGTATTGGCAATACTAAAGAGTATATTATGGATGTGAAAGATATTTTACTTCTTGGGCAACATAATTTGGAAAATGTTCTAGCTGCTGTATCGATAGCGGTACTAGCAGGGATAGATAAATCTATCATAAAACAGGAAGTAATGAATTTTAGAGGCGTAGAGCATAGATTAGAGCTTGTTAGAACTTACAACGATGTAAATTACATAAACGATTCAAAAGCCACAAATCCAGATTCATCAATTAAGGCTTTAGAAGCTATGAATACACCTGTTATTTTAATAGCTGGAGGAATGGATAAGCAAAGTGATTACTCAAGCTTTATTGACTCATGCATTCCAAAAGTCAAGCACCTTATTTTGCTAGGAGAAACAAAGGATGTTATAGAAAAAACTGCGATTTCAAAAGGCTTATTAAACATTACTAAAGTAGAGGATATGAAACAAGCAGTAGATGTGGCTTTTTTAAAGGCTAAAGAAGGAGATACTGTACTGCTTTCCCCTGCATGTGCTAGCTGGGACATGTATGAAAGCTTTGAGCATAGAGGAAAAGATTTTAAAAACTTTGTACTTGGCTTATAG
- the mraY gene encoding phospho-N-acetylmuramoyl-pentapeptide-transferase, which yields MSYFFDFKIILAFIISFGIAYIIGPMLLPMLKKLKFGQTIREDGPASHLVKNGTPTMGGIIFIISVVLTVIISGRYSNEIWFALSFMLLFGLVGFLDDYIKVVLKRSLGLRAYQKIILQFLFALILAIYQKNTSPMGTQLIVPFFRDMTLDIGILYVPFLVFVIIAITNSVNLTDGLDGLASSITFVVATFFTLMAIYTGYGHLAIFMAAVSGGCVGFLRVNRFPAKVFMGDTGSMALGGAVAAAAVILNLSLLVPIVGFIYFAESLSVIIQVFSFKVFKKRVFKMSPIHHHFELSGWKETKVVKVFYLVTIVLCFIGIFAI from the coding sequence TTGAGTTATTTCTTTGATTTTAAGATTATTTTAGCATTTATTATTTCATTTGGAATAGCATATATTATAGGGCCAATGCTGCTTCCGATGTTAAAAAAATTAAAATTTGGACAAACCATACGTGAGGATGGTCCAGCATCTCACCTAGTTAAAAATGGTACCCCAACGATGGGTGGAATTATTTTTATTATTTCTGTTGTGCTTACTGTGATAATATCCGGTAGATATAGCAATGAAATCTGGTTTGCTCTAAGCTTTATGCTTTTATTTGGATTAGTTGGATTTTTAGATGATTATATTAAGGTTGTACTTAAGCGCTCGCTGGGACTTAGAGCATATCAAAAAATAATACTTCAGTTTTTATTTGCACTTATTTTAGCGATTTATCAAAAAAATACAAGTCCTATGGGAACACAGCTTATAGTTCCATTTTTTAGGGACATGACTTTAGATATAGGAATATTATATGTACCGTTTCTTGTATTTGTAATAATAGCTATCACAAATAGCGTAAACTTAACAGACGGATTAGATGGACTAGCAAGCAGCATAACCTTTGTAGTTGCAACCTTTTTTACTTTGATGGCAATTTATACAGGCTATGGTCATTTGGCGATTTTTATGGCTGCTGTTTCAGGAGGCTGTGTAGGCTTTTTAAGAGTTAATAGATTTCCGGCCAAGGTCTTTATGGGTGATACTGGCTCTATGGCACTTGGAGGAGCAGTTGCAGCCGCAGCAGTTATATTAAATCTATCACTACTTGTACCTATAGTAGGTTTTATTTATTTTGCAGAGAGCTTATCGGTAATCATTCAAGTGTTTTCATTCAAAGTGTTTAAGAAAAGAGTGTTTAAGATGAGTCCTATTCACCATCATTTTGAGCTTTCTGGATGGAAAGAAACTAAGGTAGTTAAGGTTTTTTATTTGGTGACTATTGTTTTATGCTTTATAGGAATATTTGCGATATAA
- a CDS encoding UDP-N-acetylmuramoyl-tripeptide--D-alanyl-D-alanine ligase — protein MIKLTKNQILSWTGGENNFKDYNPEIANVVTDSRKIQENDCYIAIKGENFDGNDFIEQAINNKASVILSNRQSSHKEVITVEDTVIALGNIAKKYLMQFDIKKLAVTGSSGKTTTKDMLYYVFNEHFSTHRTDGNYNNEIGLPLTALNIDKGYEAAIFEMGMSALGEIDYLAQLVRPNIAIITNIGSCHIEILKSQENIFKAKMEISNYLSNDDYLIVNGDDKYLTSLSENEYKFNLIKYGFSGECQLRASDYKAVDGQSEFWVTGMGINRRFTLPAIGLHNVSNALSAIAAGLIYKIPTEKIQAGLMKFQPSKLRMQILEKNNIKYINDSYNANPESMEAVITSFESYARGRRIAVLGDMLELGEFSVAAHEKIGILASEKFDLVFFIGSQMKHAFDNFNIDENTDKRKYHFIDNNIAIEEIKRIIKYGDTILLKGSRGMKLDEIFSALTDDNMEG, from the coding sequence ATGATTAAGCTTACAAAAAATCAAATTTTATCGTGGACTGGTGGAGAAAACAATTTCAAGGATTATAATCCAGAGATTGCTAATGTGGTAACCGATAGCAGAAAAATTCAAGAAAATGACTGCTACATAGCAATAAAAGGTGAAAATTTTGATGGGAATGATTTTATAGAGCAAGCAATAAATAATAAAGCTAGTGTTATTTTATCAAATAGACAGTCTTCGCATAAAGAAGTAATAACAGTTGAGGATACTGTAATTGCACTTGGAAATATAGCAAAAAAATACCTGATGCAATTTGATATAAAAAAACTAGCGGTTACTGGAAGTAGCGGAAAAACTACAACAAAGGATATGCTATACTACGTGTTTAACGAGCATTTTTCTACACACAGGACAGATGGAAACTATAACAATGAGATAGGGCTTCCTCTTACAGCACTGAATATAGATAAAGGATATGAGGCAGCTATTTTTGAAATGGGAATGTCGGCTCTTGGAGAGATTGATTATTTAGCTCAGCTTGTAAGACCGAATATAGCAATAATAACAAATATAGGTTCTTGCCACATTGAGATATTGAAGAGCCAAGAAAACATTTTTAAGGCTAAAATGGAAATTTCAAATTACTTGAGCAATGATGACTATTTGATAGTAAATGGCGATGACAAATATCTGACTTCTCTATCAGAAAATGAATATAAATTTAATTTAATTAAATATGGATTCAGTGGAGAGTGTCAGTTAAGAGCAAGTGACTATAAGGCAGTAGATGGGCAAAGTGAATTTTGGGTTACTGGTATGGGAATAAATAGAAGGTTTACCCTTCCTGCAATAGGCCTACATAATGTAAGCAATGCTCTAAGCGCTATAGCGGCTGGATTGATTTATAAAATTCCTACTGAGAAAATTCAAGCTGGACTTATGAAATTTCAGCCTTCAAAGCTTAGAATGCAAATTTTAGAAAAAAATAATATTAAATATATCAATGATTCATATAACGCTAATCCTGAATCTATGGAAGCTGTTATAACATCTTTTGAGAGCTATGCTAGAGGTAGAAGAATTGCAGTACTTGGAGATATGCTCGAGCTTGGTGAATTTTCAGTAGCTGCTCATGAAAAAATAGGTATACTAGCAAGTGAAAAATTTGATTTAGTATTTTTTATTGGAAGCCAGATGAAGCATGCTTTTGATAATTTTAACATAGATGAAAATACCGATAAAAGAAAATATCATTTTATTGATAATAATATAGCAATTGAGGAAATAAAGCGTATAATAAAATACGGTGATACAATACTTTTAAAAGGGTCAAGAGGCATGAAGCTTGACGAAATATTTTCTGCCTTAACTGATGATAATATGGAGGGTTAA
- a CDS encoding PASTA domain-containing penicillin-binding protein codes for MAKKVVDIKKTRIKISAFLFLTAIFALIVRLGYIQIVAGPTYSQEAMKQQYKDTVIYPMRGIIYDRTGKELAVSVPKNDLWIEPDNIKDSEKDAAIETLSKILELDKEEIKKSLSSGKKRFALAKNIDSDKVKKIREAKISGIWFEQSSRRYYPYGKFASYVIGHVSNENVGLAGVEASFNTYLKGIPGREIFIKDARNREISTNSLSYNEPVNGRNLILTIDEVIQHHMERAVEQALVDNNAKRVIAIAMDPQTGDILGMVSKPDYDPNDSRTPLYPLFQEKIDAALSDEEKLKELYTMWRNPAVNDIYEPGSPFKVVTASAALEEGLVYPEEWFNDIGYTEVAGRKIKNWTSKPFGSITFTKAVEQSVNSTFIQIAQRLGAQKFTEYITAFGFGKPTGIALPGEGVGMQYTVSKMGPVELATTSFGQSISVTPIQMVSAISAVANDGKLMKPRIVKEVTDENGEIVESFEPEVVKRAVSKTTADQMLAIMESVVANGSGSATKIDGYRIGGKTGTAQKVIDGKYQSGYYIASFAAVAPIEDPQVALLVIVDEPKGASYFGSTVSGPVVRQIMQDILRYLGVKPNAQAVIENNDSKIVIPEIRNRKYSEVAIELDKLGIGHALDAQQEIDTSGIVIDSFPKPGDKVPQGSSVMLYIGSSTDETIIMPDLSGKTVKEVTELLKNMGLEFTPVGSGKAVKQMPSAGTMVKKGNMASVEFE; via the coding sequence TTGGCTAAAAAAGTAGTTGATATAAAAAAAACTAGAATTAAAATTTCAGCATTTCTTTTTCTTACAGCTATCTTTGCTTTGATAGTTAGATTAGGGTATATACAAATAGTAGCAGGACCTACATATTCTCAGGAAGCCATGAAGCAGCAATATAAGGATACTGTAATCTATCCCATGAGAGGGATAATATATGACAGAACTGGTAAAGAACTAGCAGTAAGTGTTCCTAAAAATGATTTGTGGATTGAGCCTGACAATATTAAAGACTCTGAAAAAGATGCTGCGATAGAAACTTTGTCAAAAATACTTGAGCTTGATAAGGAAGAAATTAAAAAAAGCTTGAGTTCTGGCAAAAAGAGGTTTGCTCTTGCAAAAAATATAGATTCGGATAAAGTAAAAAAAATAAGGGAAGCCAAGATATCAGGTATTTGGTTTGAACAGTCAAGTAGAAGGTACTACCCTTATGGGAAATTTGCTTCGTACGTAATAGGCCATGTATCTAACGAAAATGTTGGTCTTGCAGGAGTAGAGGCATCCTTTAATACTTACTTAAAGGGTATTCCAGGAAGAGAGATTTTCATCAAGGATGCAAGAAATAGAGAGATATCGACAAATAGCTTAAGCTATAATGAACCAGTGAATGGAAGAAACCTAATCTTGACAATTGATGAGGTAATTCAGCATCACATGGAAAGAGCTGTCGAGCAGGCTCTTGTAGATAACAATGCCAAGAGAGTTATTGCAATTGCAATGGATCCACAAACAGGAGACATCCTAGGTATGGTATCAAAGCCTGATTACGACCCTAATGATTCTAGAACTCCGCTTTATCCATTGTTTCAAGAAAAAATTGATGCAGCCCTAAGCGATGAGGAAAAGCTAAAAGAGCTATATACTATGTGGAGAAATCCTGCTGTAAATGACATTTATGAACCAGGGTCTCCATTTAAAGTTGTAACTGCATCTGCAGCCTTAGAAGAAGGGCTTGTGTATCCAGAAGAGTGGTTTAACGATATAGGTTACACCGAGGTTGCTGGAAGAAAGATAAAAAACTGGACTAGTAAGCCATTTGGTAGCATAACTTTTACTAAAGCAGTAGAGCAGTCCGTAAACTCAACTTTTATACAGATTGCACAAAGATTAGGAGCCCAAAAATTCACTGAATATATCACTGCTTTTGGGTTTGGAAAGCCTACTGGTATAGCGCTTCCAGGCGAAGGAGTTGGAATGCAGTATACAGTTTCTAAGATGGGGCCTGTAGAGCTAGCTACTACTTCTTTTGGACAGAGTATATCTGTCACACCAATCCAAATGGTAAGTGCAATTTCCGCAGTTGCAAATGATGGAAAGCTTATGAAGCCTAGAATTGTAAAAGAGGTTACAGATGAAAATGGTGAAATAGTTGAGTCATTTGAGCCTGAGGTAGTTAAAAGAGCTGTATCTAAAACCACTGCAGATCAAATGCTTGCAATTATGGAATCTGTTGTAGCCAACGGTTCTGGGTCAGCTACAAAAATAGATGGATATAGAATTGGCGGAAAAACTGGAACAGCTCAAAAGGTTATAGATGGAAAATATCAAAGCGGATACTACATAGCTTCCTTTGCTGCTGTTGCTCCTATTGAAGATCCTCAGGTGGCTTTGCTAGTAATAGTGGATGAGCCTAAAGGAGCTTCTTATTTTGGAAGTACAGTTTCCGGTCCTGTAGTTCGTCAAATAATGCAGGATATACTTAGGTATTTAGGAGTAAAGCCAAATGCTCAAGCTGTAATTGAAAATAATGACTCAAAAATTGTAATACCTGAAATTAGAAATAGAAAATACTCTGAAGTAGCAATCGAACTTGATAAGCTAGGAATAGGGCATGCTTTAGATGCTCAGCAAGAGATTGATACATCTGGAATAGTAATCGATTCCTTCCCAAAACCTGGAGATAAAGTTCCACAGGGGTCTTCAGTTATGCTATATATTGGATCATCGACGGATGAGACGATTATTATGCCTGATTTGAGTGGGAAAACTGTAAAAGAGGTCACTGAGCTTCTAAAAAATATGGGTCTTGAATTTACACCTGTAGGTTCAGGAAAAGCTGTAAAGCAAATGCCAAGTGCAGGTACTATGGTTAAAAAAGGCAACATGGCTAGTGTGGAGTTTGAATAG